A single region of the Branchiostoma lanceolatum isolate klBraLanc5 chromosome 1, klBraLanc5.hap2, whole genome shotgun sequence genome encodes:
- the LOC136440817 gene encoding T-complex protein 1 subunit zeta-like: MAAIKALNPKAEVARAAQALAVNISAARGLQDVLKSNLGPKGTMKMLVSGAGDIKLTKDGNVLLHEMQIQHPTASLIARVATAQDDITGDGTTSTVLIIGELLKQADLYIAEGLHPRLVVEGFELSKTKALEVLDQVKVQQDMNREILINVARTSLRTKVHEDLADHLTECIVDAVLAIRKEGEALDLHMVEIMEMQHKTDSDTQLVRGLVMDHGGRHPDMPKRVEDAYIFTCNVSMEYEKTEVNSGFFYKSAAEREKLVLAERKYVLERVQKVIDLKKKVCEGNKKGFVVVNQKGIDPFSLDMLAKEGIMALRRAKRRNMERLSLACGGMAMNDVNDLTPDCLGEAGLVYEHVLGEAKFTFVEECKNPRSVTLLVKGPNKHTLNQIKDAIHDGLRAVKNAIEDGCVIPGAGAYEVACHSALSEYAKTVKGRARLGVQAFADALLVIPKVLAQNSGQDPQDTMVKLQQEYAEAGMPVGFDISTGEAINAGDAGIWDNHCVKKQIINSCTVIASNLLLVDEIMRAGMSSLKKGS, from the exons ATGGCTGCGATCAAGGCTCTTAACCCGAAGGCCGAAGTTGCCAGGGCCGCACAGGCCTTGGCCGTCAATATTTCCGCAGCAAGAGGTCTCCAAGACGTTCTCAAGTCTAACCTTGGGCCGAAGGGTACCATGAAGAT GTTGGTGTCCGGTGCAGGAGACATCAAGCTTACCAAAGATGGCAACGTACTGCTGCATGAAATG CAAATTCAGCACCCGACCGCATCCCTGATCGCGAGAGTTGCGACTGCTCAGGATGACATCACTGGTGATGGCACCACCTCCACAGTCCTCATCATAGGGGAGCTTCTCAAGCAAGCCGACCTCTACATTGCTGAG GGTCTGCATCCTAGACTGGTAGTTGAAGGGTTCGAGCTGTCCAAGACAAAGGCCCTGGAG GTGTTGGATCAGGTGAAGGTACAGCAGGATATGAACAGGGAGATTCTCATCAACGTGGCCAGAACTTCCCTCAGGACCAAGGTGCACGAGGACCTGGCAGATCACCTGACCGAG TGCATAGTTGATGCCGTCCTTGCCATAAGAAAGGAAGGGGAAGCCCTGGACCTGCACATGGTGGAGATCATGGAGATGCAGCACAAGACTGACTCTGACACACA GTTGGTGCGAGGCCTTGTGATGGACCATGGGGGACGCCATCCTGACATGCCCAAGAGGGTAGAGGATGCCTACATCTTCACATGTAACGTATCCATGGAGTACGAGAAAAC CGAAGTGAATTCCGGATTCTTCTACAAGAGCGCGGCAGAGCGCGAGAAGCTGGTTCTGGCGGAACGGAAGTACGTCTTGGAGAGAGTGCAGAAGGTCATCGACCTGAAGAAGAAAGTCTGCGAGGGAAACAAGAAAGGCTTCGTGGTTGTCAACCAGAAG GGTATCGACCCCTTCTCTTTGGACATGCTGGCCAAGGAGGGCATCATGGCGCTGAGGAGAGCCAAGCGCAGGAACATGGAGCGTCTGTCGCTCGCCTGTGGAGGCATGGCCATGAACGACGTCAACGACCTCACGCCGGACTGTCTCGGGGAGGCCGGGCTTGTCTACGAACACGTGCTG gGTGAGGCTAAGTTCACCTTTGTGGAGGAGTGCAAGAACCCGAGGTCAGTGACCCTCCTGGTGAAGGGACCCAACAAGCACACCCTGAACCAGATCAAGGACGCCATCCACGACGGGCTGAGGGCCGTGAAGAACGCCATCGAGGATG GTTGTGTGATACCAGGAGCTGGAGCGTATGAAGTCGCGTGCCATTCCGCGCTGTCAGAATATGCCAAGACCGTGAAAGGCCGCGCCAGGCTTGGGGTCCAAGCTTTTGCCGATGCCCTGCTTGTGATTCCTAAG GTCCTTGCCCAGAACTCCGGCCAGGACCCGCAGGACACCATGGTGAAACTACAGCAGGAGTATGCTGAAGCAGGCATGCCTGTGGGCTTCGACATCTCAACAG GTGAGGCAATAAATGCCGGTGATGCCGGTATCTGGGACAACCACTGTGTGAAGAAGCAGATTATCAACTCTTG CACGGTGATAGCCTCAAACCTTCTCCTGGTGGATGAGATCATGAGAGCTGGCATGTCCTCGCTCAAGAAGGGGTCCTAA
- the LOC136440827 gene encoding NFATC2-interacting protein-like, with translation MADSDCAEFSSSAQESVKNGQKSSAFRQDSSSSDSDEEERIVITKKPPPRRRKFNMNASGAKTGNIYMGRVKDLFSVNMATLSHKHDSDEENNGGNVVFPPSKSKVRKTSPETANPVSSRTEEPSALVISSDEEELSADFRSPEDRRHVPREQSLSPPPPPPMSFDSLLNDVGRLRATKARKGTEKILRGVDAALRVVRRTDEPAGLSSPSTISLDCSGLASPSTPVDREITVKVRSRSSGAGVHRINIRMSEKFEKIFRTMSEREGAPIDRVLLVLRDYTIQQADTPQSIGLHIADIIDCSISNASMAVEEEEVASTEGKLELKIQGKERRTEKTFSVDKSEELLRIMQEYAAFRELPLNRLVFKFDGDVISPNDTPEDLDMEGGETIDARALQ, from the exons atggcggactcagATTGCGCGGAATTTTCAAGTTCAGCACAAGAATCGGTAAAAAATGGCCAGAAATCTTCT GCTTTCCGCCAAGACAGCAGTTCTAGTGACAGTGATGAGGAGGAGAGGATTGTCATCACTAAGAAGCCACCTCCAAGAAGAAGGAAGTTCAACATGAATGCCAGCGGCGCCAAGACTGGCAACATCTACATGGGCCGAGTAAAGGACCTGTTTTCTGTAAACATGGCCACTCTTTCACACAAACATGATTCTG ATGAGGAGAATAATGGTGGCAACGTCGTATTTCCTCCAAGCAAGTCGAAGGTCAGGAAAACTAGTCCAGAAACAGCCAACCCGGTCAGCTCCAGGACCGAAGAACCAAGCGCTCTCGTCATCAGCTCTGACGAAGAGGAGTTAAGTGCAGACTTCAG GTCTCCAGAAGACAGACGTCATGTTCCCAGAGAACAGTCGCTGTccccgccccctccccctcccatgTCGTTCGACTCGCTGCTCAATGATGTGGGAAGGCTCAGGGCTACCAAGGCAAGGAAAGGGACGGAGAAGATTCTCAG GGGTGTGGATGCTGCACTGAGAGTGGTGAGAAGAACTGATGAGCCTGCCGGACTGTCCTCCCCCTCAACCATCAGTTTGGATTGTTCCGGTCTAGCTTCACCTTCCACACCTGTGGACAGGGAGATCACTGTTAAGGTTCGCAGCAGGTCATCAGGGGCAGGTGTGCACAGGATCAACATTAGGATG AGTGAGAAGTTTGAGAAGATCTTCAGGACTATGTCAGAGCGAGAGGGCGCGCCCATAGACAGAGTACTGCTGGTGCTGAGGGACTACACCATACAACAGGCCGACACCCCTCAGAGCATCGGGCTGCACATTGCTGACATCATAG ACTGCTCCATAAGTAATGCCAGCATGGCTGTGGAGGAGGAAGAAGTAGCTTCAACAGAGGGGAAACTTGAACTTAAGATCCAAGGCAAGGAGAGGAGGACTGAGAAAACTTTCTCTGTTGACAAG TCAGAAGAGCTGCTGAGGATAATGCAGGAGTACGCAGCCTTCCGAGAGCTTCCGCTCAACAGACTCGTGTTCAAGTTCGATGGCGACGTCATCTCGCCGAACGACACCCCCGAAGATCTGGACATGGAAGGCGGAGAGACCATAGATGCTCGGGCCCTGCAGTAG